One part of the Mariniflexile litorale genome encodes these proteins:
- a CDS encoding phosphoribosyltransferase family protein: protein MLKPIIDLLFPKVCYACLNLLNDNEDTICVNCRHDLPVTNFHLDNDDTVKKVLYGRANIENATALFRFEKKGLVQQLIHGLKYKGYETIGYSLGNWLGGELKTLDNYKTVDVVIPVPLHKKKLIKRGYNQVEKFGQQIAEALEVDYKDDILIKVTNTSSQTIKNRLSRWNDTNELFAIKNLDAIENKHILLVDDIITTGATLEACINVLNNAKNIKISIATIAIA from the coding sequence ATGCTTAAACCCATAATTGATTTGTTATTCCCAAAAGTATGCTACGCATGCCTGAACTTACTAAATGATAATGAAGATACTATTTGCGTAAACTGCCGACATGATTTACCTGTAACTAATTTTCATTTAGATAATGATGACACCGTTAAAAAAGTGCTTTATGGACGTGCAAATATTGAAAACGCCACCGCACTTTTTAGATTTGAGAAAAAAGGGCTCGTACAGCAGCTTATTCATGGATTGAAATACAAAGGTTATGAAACTATTGGTTATTCTCTAGGAAATTGGCTCGGTGGCGAGTTAAAAACCCTTGATAATTATAAAACGGTAGATGTGGTGATACCTGTGCCTTTACACAAAAAGAAGCTTATTAAGCGAGGTTATAATCAAGTTGAAAAATTTGGACAACAAATTGCTGAAGCTTTAGAAGTTGATTATAAAGACGATATTCTTATAAAAGTAACCAACACCAGCTCGCAAACTATTAAAAACAGATTATCTCGCTGGAACGATACTAATGAATTATTCGCTATAAAAAACTTAGATGCCATTGAAAACAAACACATTCTTTTAGTTGATGATATTATAACTACAGGTGCAACTTTAGAGGCTTGTATAAACGTGTTAAACAACGCAAAAAACATAAAAATAAGTATTGCCACCATAGCAATAGCCTAA
- a CDS encoding zinc metallopeptidase: MIGYYILLGAIALVSWLVSRTLKKKFEKYSKVQLRNGMSGAEIAEKMLADHGITDVEVISTPGQLTDHYNPKNKTVNLSESVYNQRNAAAAAVAAHECGHAVQHAQAYEWLKMRSALVPVVSVTSGMSQWVVIGGLMLGAAAGLGIGYYVAIAGLVMMGFATLFSFITLPVEYDASNRALAWLKNKNMVSQQEYAGSEDALKWAARTYLVAAIGALASLVYWALQVFGGSRD, from the coding sequence ATGATTGGATATTATATATTATTAGGAGCCATAGCACTTGTAAGTTGGTTAGTGAGTAGAACGTTGAAGAAAAAGTTTGAAAAATATTCTAAAGTACAATTACGCAATGGTATGAGTGGTGCCGAAATTGCTGAAAAAATGTTGGCTGACCACGGTATTACCGATGTTGAGGTTATTTCAACACCTGGGCAATTAACCGACCATTACAACCCAAAAAATAAAACAGTAAATTTAAGTGAATCAGTTTATAACCAGCGTAACGCTGCTGCTGCTGCTGTAGCTGCTCACGAATGTGGGCATGCCGTACAACATGCGCAAGCCTACGAATGGTTAAAAATGCGTTCGGCATTGGTACCTGTTGTTAGTGTAACTTCAGGAATGTCTCAATGGGTTGTAATTGGTGGCTTGATGTTAGGTGCTGCTGCAGGTCTTGGAATTGGCTATTATGTAGCTATCGCAGGTTTGGTTATGATGGGGTTTGCAACTTTATTTAGTTTTATAACATTGCCAGTAGAGTACGATGCGAGTAACCGTGCGTTAGCTTGGTTGAAAAATAAAAACATGGTGTCTCAACAAGAATATGCAGGTTCTGAAGATGCACTAAAATGGGCAGCGAGAACCTATTTAGTTGCTGCAATTGGCGCATTAGCCTCTTTAGTATATTGGGCGCTTCAAGTATTTGGAGGCTCTAGAGATTAA
- a CDS encoding amidohydrolase: MQDQLKVALIQSDLVWENPKQNRKNFSEKIDNILKEVDVIVLPEMFTTGFTMNAETVAETMDGKTVAWMQKQASKVGAAMVGSLIISEDNAYYNRLIFVEPSGAITTYDKRHTFTLAGEDKVYSAGIEKIIINYKGWKICPLICYDLRFPVWARNVENYDALLYVANWPKPRVLAWDTLLKARAIENICYTIGVNRVGLDEEQNEYSGNSAVYDVLGNAITTIKPNREQVEVVTLDRNHINFYRNKLKFLDDKDKFTLK; this comes from the coding sequence ATGCAAGACCAACTAAAAGTAGCCTTAATACAATCGGATCTGGTTTGGGAAAACCCTAAACAAAACCGTAAAAATTTTTCAGAGAAAATTGATAATATTTTAAAAGAAGTAGATGTTATTGTGTTGCCTGAAATGTTTACAACAGGTTTTACAATGAATGCCGAAACAGTTGCTGAAACCATGGATGGTAAAACTGTAGCTTGGATGCAAAAACAAGCATCAAAAGTAGGTGCTGCAATGGTTGGGAGTCTTATTATTTCTGAAGACAATGCATATTATAATCGTCTGATTTTTGTAGAACCATCGGGTGCCATTACTACTTATGATAAAAGACACACCTTCACGCTTGCAGGTGAAGATAAGGTATATTCAGCAGGTATCGAAAAAATAATTATAAACTATAAAGGTTGGAAAATTTGTCCTTTGATTTGTTACGATTTACGCTTTCCTGTTTGGGCGAGAAATGTAGAAAATTACGACGCACTGTTATATGTTGCTAATTGGCCCAAGCCTAGGGTTTTAGCATGGGATACTTTACTAAAAGCACGAGCCATTGAAAATATATGCTATACTATTGGTGTAAATAGGGTGGGACTGGATGAAGAACAAAATGAATACTCAGGTAACTCGGCTGTTTATGATGTGTTGGGTAATGCCATAACCACCATAAAACCAAATAGAGAGCAGGTGGAGGTGGTTACTTTAGACCGGAATCACATTAATTTTTATCGAAATAAACTTAAGTTTTTGGATGATAAAGACAAGTTTACTCTGAAGTAA
- a CDS encoding glycine--tRNA ligase, producing the protein MANNDDQFKKVISHAKEYGYVFQSSEIYDGLSAVYDYAQNGAELKKNIRDYWWKAMVQMNDNIVGIDAAIFMHPTTWKASGHVDAFNDPLIDNKDSKKRYRADVLIEDYCAKIEAKIDKEVDKAAKRFGDAFNKEEFLTTNTRVVEYQEKIKTTLSRMAKSLENEDLADVKALIEELEIADPLTGSRNWTDVKQFNLMFGTKLGASAESAMDLYLRPETAQGIFVNFLNVQKTGRLKIPFGIAQTGKAFRNEIVARQFIFRMREFEQMEMQFFIKPGTQKEWFEHWKEARMKWHLSLGLGTENYRFHDHEKLAHYADAATDIEFKFPFGFKELEGIHSRTDFDLSQHEKFSGKKLQYFDHEANASYTPYVLETSIGLDRMFLAVFSNSLVEEELENNTTRTVLKLPAVLAPIKAAVLPLVKKDGLPEIAKQIVDDLKWDFNVDYDEKDAVGRRYRRQDANGTPFCITVDHDTLENNTVTIRHRDSMEQERVKIEDLRNIIKQEVDVRTWLMKM; encoded by the coding sequence ATGGCAAATAACGACGATCAATTTAAAAAAGTAATCTCTCATGCAAAGGAGTATGGTTACGTGTTTCAAAGTAGTGAAATCTACGATGGATTAAGTGCAGTTTACGACTACGCACAAAATGGTGCAGAATTAAAGAAGAACATACGTGACTACTGGTGGAAAGCCATGGTGCAGATGAACGATAATATTGTAGGTATTGATGCTGCAATATTTATGCATCCAACTACTTGGAAAGCCTCAGGACACGTTGATGCATTTAACGACCCTTTAATTGATAACAAAGATTCGAAAAAGCGTTATAGAGCCGATGTTTTAATTGAAGACTATTGTGCTAAAATTGAAGCAAAAATTGATAAAGAAGTCGATAAAGCAGCGAAACGTTTTGGTGATGCTTTTAATAAAGAAGAATTTCTTACAACCAATACCCGTGTTGTAGAATACCAAGAAAAAATAAAGACCACGCTTTCGCGTATGGCAAAATCTTTAGAAAACGAAGATTTGGCTGACGTTAAAGCACTCATCGAAGAGTTAGAAATTGCCGACCCATTAACTGGGAGCAGAAACTGGACCGATGTTAAGCAGTTTAACTTAATGTTTGGTACTAAATTAGGGGCTTCTGCCGAAAGTGCAATGGATTTATACTTACGTCCTGAAACGGCTCAAGGTATTTTTGTAAACTTTTTAAATGTTCAAAAAACAGGACGTTTAAAAATTCCTTTCGGAATAGCACAAACAGGTAAAGCTTTTAGAAACGAAATTGTTGCAAGACAATTTATTTTTAGAATGCGTGAGTTTGAACAAATGGAAATGCAGTTTTTTATCAAACCAGGCACTCAAAAAGAATGGTTTGAGCATTGGAAAGAAGCCCGAATGAAATGGCATTTAAGTTTAGGTTTGGGAACCGAAAATTACCGTTTTCACGACCATGAAAAATTAGCACATTATGCCGATGCAGCCACCGATATCGAATTTAAATTCCCGTTCGGGTTTAAAGAACTAGAAGGTATTCACTCGCGCACCGATTTCGATTTATCGCAACATGAAAAATTCTCAGGTAAAAAATTACAGTATTTTGATCATGAAGCAAATGCAAGCTATACACCATATGTTTTAGAAACATCTATAGGTTTAGATCGTATGTTTTTAGCTGTTTTTTCTAATTCATTAGTTGAAGAAGAGCTTGAAAATAATACCACACGAACCGTTTTAAAACTGCCAGCAGTTTTGGCTCCTATTAAAGCAGCAGTGTTGCCATTGGTTAAGAAAGATGGTTTGCCAGAAATCGCAAAACAAATTGTAGACGATTTAAAATGGGATTTCAATGTAGACTATGATGAAAAAGATGCTGTAGGACGCCGTTACAGAAGGCAAGATGCCAATGGTACACCATTTTGTATTACTGTAGATCATGATACTTTAGAAAATAACACCGTTACTATTCGTCATAGAGATTCTATGGAACAAGAACGTGTGAAAATTGAAGATTTAAGAAATATTATTAAGCAAGAAGTTGATGTGCGTACTTGGTTAATGAAAATGTAA
- a CDS encoding methionine aminotransferase, whose product MQHQSKLPNVGTTIFSVMSSLATKHNAINLSQGFPNFKSDQKLIDLVSKAMNSGYNQYAPMLGNLELRKAIAKKYELLHAIAYHPENEIAVTAGATQAIFTIISTFINQHDEVIIFKPAYDSYEPNVELNGGKVVAIQLYAALNFKVNWQEVKEKINSRTKMIIINSPHNPTGSVFSKNDMLQLENLTRNTNIIVLSDEVYEHMIYDGESHQSACLFPDLKSRTFVVGSFCKTFHNTGWRIGYCCAPKELIQEFIKVHQFNVFCIHHPTQKGIADYMQEPKHYLELSDFYQKKRNLFLHLIKDSRFKFTPSTGTYFQVLDYSEITQEYDVDFAKLLTMEYGVASIPLSVFNSDNLDNKVLRFCFAKTDDTLKQAAEILSKI is encoded by the coding sequence ATGCAACACCAATCGAAACTACCGAACGTAGGGACTACCATTTTTTCAGTAATGAGTAGTTTGGCTACTAAACACAATGCTATTAATTTATCTCAGGGTTTTCCTAATTTTAAAAGTGATCAAAAGCTAATCGATTTAGTTTCTAAGGCGATGAATTCCGGTTACAACCAATATGCGCCGATGCTTGGCAATTTAGAACTTCGTAAAGCCATTGCTAAAAAATACGAGTTACTTCATGCTATAGCTTACCATCCTGAAAATGAAATAGCCGTTACTGCCGGTGCAACTCAGGCTATTTTTACCATTATTTCAACCTTTATAAACCAGCATGATGAAGTTATTATTTTTAAACCAGCGTATGATAGTTACGAACCAAATGTAGAATTAAATGGTGGAAAAGTAGTGGCCATTCAACTGTATGCAGCTCTTAATTTTAAAGTGAATTGGCAAGAAGTGAAGGAGAAGATTAATAGTCGAACTAAAATGATTATTATCAATTCGCCTCACAATCCAACAGGCTCCGTTTTTTCAAAAAACGATATGCTTCAGTTGGAAAATTTAACCAGAAACACCAATATTATTGTGTTAAGTGACGAGGTTTACGAGCACATGATTTATGATGGCGAATCCCATCAAAGTGCGTGTTTGTTTCCCGATTTAAAGTCGCGAACTTTTGTTGTTGGTTCTTTTTGTAAAACCTTTCATAACACAGGTTGGCGCATTGGTTATTGTTGTGCACCAAAGGAATTGATACAGGAGTTTATTAAGGTGCATCAGTTTAATGTGTTTTGCATTCACCATCCCACTCAAAAGGGCATTGCAGATTATATGCAGGAACCAAAACATTATTTAGAATTATCAGATTTTTATCAAAAGAAACGGAATTTATTTCTACATTTAATCAAAGATTCGAGGTTTAAATTTACGCCATCAACAGGTACGTATTTTCAGGTGTTAGATTATTCTGAAATAACCCAAGAATACGATGTTGATTTTGCGAAGCTGTTAACTATGGAATATGGTGTAGCTTCCATCCCTTTGTCAGTTTTCAATAGCGATAATTTAGATAATAAAGTACTTCGCTTTTGTTTTGCAAAAACAGATGACACTTTAAAACAAGCAGCAGAGATATTAAGTAAAATTTAA
- a CDS encoding Ig-like domain-containing protein, with translation MNKTLSSFILLIFLGLVFVNCANRGTPDGGPKDEMPPKIVEELPKNYNTNFKGKIIKIYFDEYVKIKDIQKQLIISPPMTYPPEITPLGGASKYITIKIFDTLQPNTTYAFNFGNSITDNNEGNPYPYYRYVFSTGSYIDSLSVKGTIVDALKRQPETFVNVALYEVDSTFTDSIIYKNPPKYITNTLDSVTTFSIENIKAGKYMLMALKDGNADNKFQQKTDQIAYYKSFITVPTDTLYTLKLFKEELDFKAVRPALVATQKIAIGYEGDYSKMKINVKSETPPDFEHRITKDEKTDTLYYWYKPKFEADSLILNVSHANFNFDKDYTVKIRKQKKDSLTIKTISSGVIGLEQPFKIRGSIPFVSFDTSKVNLIDKDSTKVSFATEFDSINNTYAFNFKKTEANSYKMLVLPEAFTDFFDNKSDTLKFNLSTGKASDFGFVRFTLVNANYPLIVQLTNEKGDVRAEKYTTKPETIDFLNLQPSTYYIRVIHDANGNGIYDTGSYLKKIQAERVSHFKEIEVRADWGYPETLEFTSE, from the coding sequence ATGAACAAAACCCTTTCAAGTTTTATTTTATTGATTTTTTTAGGCCTTGTTTTTGTAAACTGTGCCAACAGAGGAACACCTGATGGTGGACCAAAAGATGAAATGCCTCCTAAAATTGTAGAAGAACTTCCAAAGAATTATAATACTAATTTTAAAGGCAAGATTATTAAAATTTATTTTGATGAGTATGTTAAAATTAAAGACATACAAAAACAACTCATTATTTCTCCTCCAATGACTTACCCTCCAGAAATTACGCCGCTTGGAGGTGCTAGCAAATACATTACTATTAAAATTTTTGATACGCTACAACCTAATACCACCTATGCGTTTAATTTTGGAAACAGTATTACGGATAATAATGAAGGCAACCCCTATCCGTACTACCGATATGTGTTTTCCACGGGGAGTTATATCGATTCACTAAGTGTAAAAGGGACTATTGTTGATGCTTTAAAAAGACAACCCGAAACATTTGTAAATGTGGCACTTTACGAAGTAGATTCAACATTTACCGATTCTATTATTTATAAAAACCCACCTAAATACATTACCAATACACTCGATAGTGTCACTACATTTTCTATTGAAAACATTAAAGCTGGCAAGTATATGCTCATGGCTTTAAAAGATGGAAATGCCGACAATAAGTTTCAACAAAAAACCGATCAAATAGCCTATTACAAAAGCTTTATTACTGTACCCACCGATACTCTTTACACACTTAAGTTATTTAAGGAAGAACTCGATTTTAAAGCAGTACGACCGGCTTTGGTAGCGACCCAAAAAATAGCTATTGGCTATGAAGGTGATTATAGTAAAATGAAAATTAATGTAAAGTCTGAAACACCTCCCGATTTTGAACACCGCATTACTAAAGATGAAAAAACAGACACCCTTTACTACTGGTATAAACCCAAATTTGAAGCCGATTCTCTTATTTTAAACGTTTCTCATGCCAATTTTAATTTTGATAAAGACTATACTGTAAAAATTAGAAAACAAAAAAAAGATTCGCTAACTATTAAAACCATTTCATCTGGAGTTATAGGTCTAGAACAACCGTTTAAAATTCGCGGAAGCATTCCTTTTGTTAGTTTTGACACCTCCAAAGTTAATCTTATTGATAAAGACTCAACAAAAGTTAGTTTCGCTACTGAATTTGATTCTATTAACAATACTTACGCTTTCAACTTTAAGAAAACAGAAGCGAATAGTTATAAAATGCTTGTACTACCAGAAGCTTTTACTGATTTTTTTGATAACAAAAGTGATACTCTAAAATTTAATTTAAGCACGGGAAAAGCATCGGATTTTGGTTTTGTCCGTTTTACCCTAGTTAATGCAAACTACCCACTTATTGTACAATTAACTAATGAAAAAGGCGATGTAAGAGCTGAAAAATACACTACAAAACCAGAAACTATCGACTTCTTAAATTTACAACCAAGTACTTATTATATTAGAGTGATTCATGATGCTAACGGCAATGGCATATACGACACGGGTAGTTATCTTAAAAAAATACAAGCTGAACGGGTTAGTCACTTTAAAGAAATAGAAGTCCGTGCTGATTGGGGTTATCCAGAAACCCTTGAGTTTACTTCAGAGTAA
- a CDS encoding DNA mismatch repair protein MutS encodes MMNNPLAYYQKHLEIYKTEAHRLYKKMTALSIYRMLVFAITGFGIYLLFENWQLAVLIGIIGIVIFLYLLSKYNDVKAKKQFNEALAVINQDEIKIASGDFHHRDAGLQFQDPNHFYSLDIDLFGRGSFFQFINRSTTKEGAQKLADALKANHIEGIVLRQEAIKELDEKPQWRQHYSATSSLVTIETPANQIINWLQKYQIFLPKATKRLPLAFSIISVLIFGLGFFGVINPSFIGYWLLIGLGISGMYVKKINLLSSNTDKVKETFRQYASLLDLIERESFSSELLKQKQQQIQEEGKKASVIFKDLSKTLDALDNRNNLIGAIFGNGFFLSDIKNSYHIERWIVQHANKVADWFEVVSFFDAYNSLGNFVFNHPDFVFPAIEEKGAVIKAEGLGHPLLNKNKRVDSDLIIENEQFFIVTGANMAGKSTFLRTVSLHIVMANVGLPVCAKSSSYSPVKLITSMRTTDSLTDDSSYFFSELIRLKYIVDAIIEEPYFIILDEILKGTNSTDKAIGSRKFVEKLVASNATGIIATHDLSLCEIEKELDDVKNYYFDAEIINDELYFDYKLKQGICKNMNASFLLKKMNIV; translated from the coding sequence ATGATGAATAATCCGTTAGCATATTATCAAAAGCATTTAGAAATTTACAAAACAGAAGCCCATCGTCTATATAAAAAGATGACGGCTTTAAGTATTTATCGTATGTTGGTTTTTGCAATAACGGGATTTGGTATTTATCTTTTGTTTGAAAATTGGCAACTAGCAGTACTTATAGGCATTATTGGTATTGTTATTTTCTTGTATTTATTGTCAAAATACAATGATGTGAAAGCAAAAAAACAGTTTAATGAGGCCTTAGCAGTTATCAATCAAGATGAAATAAAAATAGCTTCGGGCGATTTTCATCATAGAGATGCGGGGTTGCAATTTCAAGACCCTAATCATTTTTATAGCTTAGATATCGATTTATTTGGAAGAGGATCTTTTTTTCAATTTATAAATAGATCGACAACAAAAGAAGGAGCACAAAAATTAGCCGATGCTTTAAAAGCAAATCATATTGAAGGTATTGTTTTAAGACAAGAGGCTATTAAAGAGTTGGATGAAAAACCACAATGGCGTCAACATTATTCGGCAACATCTAGTTTAGTAACTATTGAAACACCGGCAAACCAAATTATAAATTGGTTGCAGAAGTATCAGATATTCTTGCCTAAAGCGACAAAAAGGCTTCCTTTAGCCTTTTCAATTATTTCAGTTCTCATTTTCGGATTAGGTTTTTTCGGTGTTATAAATCCTAGTTTTATTGGTTATTGGTTACTTATCGGTTTAGGTATTTCGGGTATGTATGTAAAAAAAATAAACCTGTTATCTTCAAACACCGATAAGGTTAAAGAAACATTTCGCCAATATGCATCTCTTTTAGATTTGATTGAAAGAGAATCGTTTTCTTCTGAATTATTAAAACAAAAACAACAGCAAATTCAGGAAGAAGGAAAAAAAGCTTCTGTAATTTTTAAAGACCTATCTAAAACCTTAGATGCCTTAGACAATCGAAACAATCTTATAGGTGCCATCTTTGGAAATGGTTTTTTTCTGTCGGATATAAAAAATAGTTACCATATAGAGCGATGGATAGTACAACATGCTAATAAAGTTGCCGATTGGTTTGAAGTGGTGTCCTTTTTTGATGCTTATAATTCTTTAGGAAATTTTGTATTTAATCATCCAGATTTTGTGTTTCCAGCAATCGAAGAAAAAGGAGCGGTTATAAAAGCGGAAGGTTTAGGGCATCCATTATTAAATAAAAATAAGCGCGTTGATAGTGATTTAATTATAGAAAACGAGCAGTTTTTTATAGTTACAGGTGCAAATATGGCAGGGAAAAGTACATTTTTAAGAACGGTGTCTTTGCATATTGTGATGGCAAATGTAGGTTTGCCGGTTTGTGCTAAATCCAGTAGTTATTCGCCAGTAAAGCTTATAACGAGCATGCGTACTACCGACTCATTGACCGATGATAGTTCGTATTTCTTTTCAGAATTAATACGTTTAAAATATATTGTTGATGCTATTATTGAAGAACCTTATTTTATCATTTTAGATGAAATTTTAAAAGGTACTAACAGTACCGATAAAGCTATTGGTTCTAGAAAGTTTGTCGAAAAACTAGTGGCTTCAAATGCTACAGGTATTATTGCCACACACGATTTAAGTTTGTGCGAAATTGAAAAGGAATTAGACGATGTGAAAAACTATTATTTTGATGCTGAAATTATTAATGATGAGCTTTATTTTGATTACAAATTGAAACAAGGCATTTGTAAAAATATGAATGCTTCTTTTTTATTAAAGAAGATGAATATTGTATAG
- a CDS encoding Bax inhibitor-1 family protein produces the protein MENLVENKLMVSELSEVDKVAFYKKTYSHVAGGVLVFILFEYLLLQSEMIVNFALSMIDGWRWLIMLGGFMFITNYAERMTLKTPDKNKQYLAFGVYILAEAFIFVPLIYIAAFYMESGPEILNQAAIVTLALFTGLSAIVFVTKKDFSFLKAGLTVGFFIAIGLILAGTLFGFNLGLWFSVGMCVLAAGAILYQTSNLVNKYSDDQYIPAALGLFASLMLLFWYVLSIFMSRD, from the coding sequence ATGGAAAATTTAGTTGAAAACAAATTAATGGTAAGCGAACTGTCTGAAGTTGATAAGGTTGCTTTTTATAAAAAAACCTATTCGCATGTAGCGGGTGGCGTGTTGGTATTTATTCTTTTTGAATATCTTTTGCTTCAAAGCGAAATGATTGTGAATTTCGCATTATCGATGATTGATGGCTGGCGTTGGTTAATTATGCTCGGTGGTTTTATGTTTATAACCAATTATGCTGAAAGAATGACCTTAAAAACACCAGATAAAAACAAACAGTATCTGGCGTTTGGTGTTTATATTCTTGCTGAAGCGTTCATTTTTGTTCCGCTTATTTACATTGCAGCTTTTTATATGGAATCTGGTCCAGAAATTTTAAATCAAGCAGCGATAGTAACTTTGGCGTTATTTACAGGATTATCAGCCATCGTTTTTGTAACTAAAAAAGATTTTTCTTTTTTAAAAGCGGGTTTAACCGTTGGCTTTTTTATTGCCATTGGGTTAATTCTAGCAGGTACATTATTTGGTTTTAATTTAGGACTTTGGTTTTCGGTTGGTATGTGTGTACTAGCTGCGGGAGCTATCTTATATCAAACCTCAAATTTGGTAAATAAATATTCAGACGATCAATATATTCCAGCAGCATTGGGCTTATTTGCCTCATTAATGTTGCTGTTTTGGTATGTGCTTAGTATTTTTATGTCTAGAGACTAA
- the ald gene encoding alanine dehydrogenase, producing the protein MKIGVPIEIKNNENRVGMTPSGVFELTKRNHTVYVQKNAGFNSGFLDEDYTGAGATILETIEDVYAIAEMIVKVKEPIEHEYSLIKPDQIVFTYFHFASSEVLTNAMIKSKSICIAYETVEDADGTLPLLIPMSEVAGRMSVQQGAKYLEKPIMGRGILLGGVPGVPPAKVLILGAGVVGYQAAKMASGLGASVHILDINMKALRYVSDSMPNNVVSEFSSEYNIRKHIKDSDLIIGGVLIKGAKAPKLITRDMLKDMRPGTVMVDVAVDQGGCFETTRPTTHQDPTYIIDEVVHYSVANMPGAVPYTSTMALTNVTLPYVVKLANQGWEKACENSPSLAKGLNIVKGDIVYKEIAEAFDLEFADV; encoded by the coding sequence ATGAAAATTGGTGTTCCAATAGAAATTAAAAACAATGAAAACAGAGTAGGGATGACACCCTCTGGAGTATTCGAACTTACTAAAAGAAATCATACAGTATATGTTCAAAAAAATGCTGGATTTAATAGTGGTTTTTTAGACGAAGATTATACTGGTGCTGGTGCAACCATTCTTGAAACTATTGAAGATGTTTACGCTATTGCTGAAATGATTGTAAAGGTGAAAGAACCTATTGAACACGAATACAGTTTAATAAAACCAGATCAAATCGTTTTTACTTATTTTCATTTTGCTTCTAGTGAAGTGCTTACAAATGCTATGATAAAAAGTAAATCAATTTGTATTGCATACGAAACCGTTGAAGATGCTGATGGTACATTGCCGCTTTTAATCCCCATGTCTGAAGTAGCAGGCAGAATGTCTGTGCAACAAGGCGCCAAATATCTTGAAAAACCTATTATGGGACGCGGTATTTTACTTGGTGGGGTTCCGGGAGTGCCTCCAGCTAAAGTATTAATTTTAGGTGCTGGTGTTGTAGGGTATCAAGCCGCAAAAATGGCATCAGGTTTAGGAGCGAGCGTACATATTTTAGATATTAATATGAAAGCCCTACGTTATGTGAGTGATTCGATGCCGAATAACGTTGTTAGTGAATTTTCAAGTGAATATAACATAAGAAAACATATTAAAGATTCCGATTTAATTATTGGAGGTGTACTTATAAAGGGCGCTAAGGCACCTAAATTAATTACAAGAGATATGCTTAAAGACATGCGCCCTGGAACTGTAATGGTTGATGTGGCGGTAGACCAAGGTGGCTGTTTTGAAACCACTAGACCAACCACACACCAAGATCCCACTTATATTATTGATGAAGTGGTGCATTACAGTGTGGCTAATATGCCTGGTGCTGTGCCTTATACATCTACCATGGCGTTAACGAATGTCACGTTGCCTTATGTTGTGAAACTGGCAAATCAAGGTTGGGAAAAAGCTTGTGAAAATAGTCCGTCTCTAGCCAAAGGATTAAATATTGTAAAAGGAGATATTGTTTATAAAGAAATAGCCGAAGCATTTGATTTAGAGTTTGCAGACGTATAA